In Escherichia ruysiae, a genomic segment contains:
- the flgG gene encoding flagellar basal-body rod protein FlgG, which produces MISSLWIAKTGLDAQQTNMDVIANNLANVSTNGFKRQRAVFEDLLYQTIRQPGAQSSEQTTLPSGLQIGTGVRPVATERLHSQGNLSQTNNSKDVAIKGQGFFQVMLPDGSSAYTRDGSFQVDQNGQLVTAGGFQVQPAITIPANALSITIGRDGVVSVTQQGQAAPVQVGQLNLTTFMNDTGLESIGENLYTETQSSGAPNESTPGLNGAGLLYQGYVETSNVNVAEELVNMIQVQRAYEINSKAVSTTDQMLQKLTQL; this is translated from the coding sequence ATGATCAGTTCATTATGGATCGCCAAAACGGGTCTCGACGCCCAGCAAACCAATATGGACGTTATTGCCAACAACCTGGCAAACGTCAGCACCAACGGTTTTAAGCGCCAGCGGGCGGTGTTTGAAGATCTGCTTTATCAAACCATTCGCCAGCCTGGCGCACAGTCTTCCGAACAAACCACCTTGCCATCCGGGTTGCAAATTGGCACCGGTGTGCGTCCGGTCGCCACTGAACGTTTACACAGTCAGGGCAATCTGTCGCAAACCAATAACAGCAAAGATGTTGCCATCAAAGGGCAGGGTTTTTTCCAGGTCATGTTACCGGATGGCTCATCAGCCTATACCCGTGACGGCTCTTTCCAGGTGGATCAGAACGGGCAACTGGTGACGGCCGGTGGCTTTCAGGTGCAGCCAGCAATCACCATTCCGGCGAATGCGTTAAGTATCACCATTGGTCGTGATGGCGTGGTAAGCGTTACCCAGCAAGGTCAGGCGGCGCCGGTTCAGGTTGGACAACTCAATCTCACTACCTTTATGAACGACACCGGGCTGGAGAGTATTGGTGAAAACCTCTACACCGAAACGCAATCCTCCGGTGCACCGAATGAAAGCACGCCGGGCCTGAACGGTGCAGGACTGTTGTATCAAGGGTATGTTGAAACATCTAACGTCAACGTGGCGGAAGAACTGGTCAACATGATCCAGGTACAGCGCGCCTACGAAATCAACAGTAAAGCGGTATCCACTACCGATCAAATGCTGCAAAAACTGACGCAACTCTAA
- the flgH gene encoding flagellar basal body L-ring protein FlgH: MQKNAVHTYAISSLLVLSLSGCAWIPSTPLVQGATSAQPVPGPTPVANGSIFQSAQPINYGYQPLFEDRRPRNIGDTLTIVLQENVSASKSSSANASRDGKTNFGFDTVPRYLQGLFGNARADVDASGGNSFNGKGGANASNTFSGTLTVTVDQVLVNGNLHVVGEKQIAINQGTEFIRFSGVVNPRTISGSNTVPSTQVADARIEYVGNGYINEAQNMGWLQRFFLNLSPM, from the coding sequence ATGCAAAAAAACGCTGTGCATACTTACGCCATTTCCAGCTTGTTGGTGCTTTCACTATCCGGCTGTGCCTGGATACCCTCCACGCCGCTGGTGCAGGGGGCGACCAGTGCACAGCCGGTTCCCGGCCCGACGCCCGTTGCCAACGGTTCAATTTTTCAGTCTGCCCAGCCGATTAACTATGGCTATCAACCGCTGTTTGAAGATCGCCGACCGCGCAATATTGGTGACACGCTGACCATTGTGTTGCAGGAGAACGTCAGCGCCAGCAAGAGTTCCTCTGCGAATGCCAGCCGTGACGGTAAAACTAATTTTGGCTTTGATACTGTGCCGCGCTATTTGCAGGGGCTGTTTGGTAACGCCCGCGCCGATGTCGATGCCTCTGGTGGCAATAGTTTCAACGGTAAAGGCGGTGCTAATGCCAGCAATACCTTTAGCGGCACATTAACAGTGACGGTCGATCAGGTGCTGGTCAACGGTAACCTGCATGTGGTGGGTGAAAAACAGATCGCCATTAATCAGGGCACTGAATTTATTCGCTTCTCCGGCGTGGTCAATCCACGCACCATCAGTGGCAGCAATACCGTACCGTCTACTCAGGTGGCGGATGCACGTATTGAGTACGTGGGTAACGGTTACATTAACGAAGCGCAAAATATGGGCTGGTTACAGCGTTTCTTCCTTAACCTGTCGCCAATGTAA
- the rne gene encoding ribonuclease E, producing MKRMLINATQQEELRVALVDGQRLYDLDIESPGHEQKKANIYKGKITRIEPSLEAAFVDYGAERHGFLPLKEIAREYFPANYSAHGRPNIKDVLREGQEVIVQIDKEERGNKGAALTTFISLAGSYLVLMPNNPRAGGISRRIEGDDRTELKEALASLELPEGMGLIVRTAGVGKSAEALQWDLSFRLKHWEAIKKAAESRPAPFLIHQESNVIVRAFRDYLRQDIGEILIDNPKVLELARQHIAALGRPDFSSKIKLYTGEIPLFSHYQIESQIESAFQREVRLPSGGSIVIDSTEALTAIDINSARATRGGDIEETAFNTNLEAADEIARQLRLRDLGGLIVIDFIDMTPVRHQRAVENRLREAVRQDRARIQISHISRFGLLEMSRQRLSPSLGESSHHVCPRCSGTGTVRDNESLSLSILRLIEEEALKENTQEVHAIVPVPIASYLLNEKRSAVNAIETRQDGVRCVIVPNDQMETPHYHVLRVRKGEETPTLSYMLPKLHEEAMALPSEEEFAERKRPEQPALATFAMPDVPPAPAPAEPVTPAAATAPKAAPTTPAAPAQPGLLSRLFSALKSLFSGGEETKPTEQPAPKAETKPERQQDRRKPRQNNRRDRNERRDTRSERTEGSDNREENRRNRRQSQQQTAETRESRQQADVTEKARTTDEQQTPRRERSRRRNDDKRQVQQEAKALNVEEQSVQETEQEERVRPVQPRRKQRQLNQKVRYEQSVAEEVVAAPVVEETVAAEPVMQEASAQRTELVKVPLPVVAQTAPEQQEENNVDNRDNGGMPRRSRRSPRHLRVSGQRRRRYRDERYPVQSPMPLTVACASPELASGKVWIRYPVVRPQDVQVEEQREQEEVQMQPMVTEVPVAAAVEPVVAAPVIEEVTETIEAPVPVAQAQPEVVETTHPEVIAAAVTEQPQVIAEADVAVAQDVAEHAEPVVEPQEETADIEEVAETAEVVVAEPEVVAQPAAPVVAEVAAEVETVAAVEPEITVEHNHATAPMTRAPAPEYVPEAPRHSDWQRPTFAFEGKGAAGGHTATHHASAAPARPQPVE from the coding sequence ATGAAAAGAATGTTAATCAACGCAACTCAGCAGGAAGAGTTGCGCGTTGCCCTTGTAGATGGGCAGCGTCTGTATGATCTGGATATCGAAAGTCCAGGGCATGAACAGAAAAAGGCGAACATCTACAAAGGTAAAATCACCCGCATTGAACCGAGTCTGGAAGCTGCTTTTGTTGATTACGGCGCTGAACGTCACGGTTTCCTCCCACTAAAAGAAATTGCCCGCGAATATTTCCCTGCTAACTACAGTGCTCATGGCCGTCCTAACATTAAAGATGTGTTGCGCGAAGGTCAGGAAGTTATTGTTCAGATCGATAAAGAAGAGCGCGGCAACAAAGGCGCGGCATTAACCACTTTTATCAGTCTGGCGGGTAGCTATCTGGTTCTGATGCCGAACAACCCGCGCGCGGGTGGCATTTCTCGCCGTATCGAAGGCGACGACCGTACCGAATTAAAAGAAGCACTGGCGAGCCTTGAACTGCCGGAAGGCATGGGGCTTATCGTGCGCACCGCTGGCGTCGGCAAATCTGCTGAGGCGCTGCAATGGGATTTAAGCTTCCGCCTGAAACACTGGGAAGCCATCAAAAAAGCCGCTGAAAGCCGCCCTGCTCCGTTCCTGATCCATCAGGAGAGCAATGTTATCGTTCGTGCATTCCGCGATTACTTACGCCAGGACATCGGCGAAATCCTTATCGATAATCCGAAAGTACTCGAACTGGCGCGTCAGCATATCGCCGCGTTGGGTCGCCCGGATTTCAGCAGCAAAATCAAACTGTACACGGGTGAAATTCCCCTGTTCAGCCACTACCAGATCGAATCGCAGATCGAGTCCGCCTTCCAGCGTGAAGTCCGTCTGCCGTCTGGTGGCTCCATTGTTATCGACAGCACCGAAGCGTTAACCGCCATCGACATCAACTCCGCGCGTGCAACTCGCGGCGGCGATATCGAAGAAACTGCATTTAACACTAACCTGGAAGCAGCCGATGAGATTGCTCGTCAGCTACGCCTGCGTGACCTCGGCGGTCTGATTGTTATCGACTTCATCGACATGACGCCTGTACGCCATCAGCGCGCGGTGGAAAACCGTCTGCGTGAAGCGGTACGTCAGGATCGTGCGCGTATTCAAATCAGCCATATTTCTCGCTTTGGCCTGCTCGAGATGTCCCGTCAGCGCCTGAGCCCATCGCTGGGTGAATCCAGCCATCACGTCTGCCCGCGTTGCTCCGGTACTGGCACCGTGCGTGATAATGAATCCCTGTCGCTCTCTATTCTGCGTTTGATTGAAGAAGAAGCCCTGAAAGAGAACACCCAGGAAGTCCACGCCATTGTTCCTGTCCCTATTGCCTCTTACCTGCTGAACGAAAAACGTTCTGCGGTAAATGCAATTGAAACCCGTCAGGACGGCGTGCGCTGTGTGATTGTACCAAACGATCAGATGGAAACCCCGCACTACCACGTACTGCGCGTGCGTAAAGGGGAAGAGACGCCGACCTTAAGCTACATGCTGCCGAAGCTGCATGAAGAAGCAATGGCGCTGCCGTCAGAAGAAGAGTTTGCGGAGCGTAAACGTCCGGAACAACCTGCACTGGCGACTTTTGCCATGCCGGATGTGCCACCAGCTCCAGCCCCGGCAGAACCTGTAACGCCTGCGGCAGCCACAGCGCCTAAAGCCGCGCCGACAACACCTGCTGCTCCTGCACAACCAGGCCTGTTAAGCCGTCTCTTCAGCGCCCTGAAATCGCTGTTCAGCGGTGGTGAAGAAACCAAACCAACCGAGCAACCTGCACCAAAAGCAGAAACGAAACCGGAACGTCAACAGGATCGCCGTAAGCCTCGTCAGAACAATCGCCGTGACCGTAATGAACGCCGCGACACGCGTAGCGAACGTACAGAGGGTAGCGATAATCGCGAAGAAAACCGTCGTAATCGTCGCCAGTCACAGCAGCAAACTGCCGAGACGCGTGAGAGCCGTCAGCAGGCTGATGTAACAGAAAAAGCGCGTACCACCGACGAGCAGCAAACACCGCGTCGTGAGCGTAGTCGTCGCCGCAACGATGATAAACGTCAGGTACAACAAGAAGCGAAGGCACTGAATGTTGAGGAGCAATCTGTTCAGGAAACTGAACAGGAGGAGCGTGTACGTCCGGTTCAACCGCGTCGTAAACAGCGCCAGCTAAATCAAAAAGTGCGTTACGAGCAAAGCGTTGCGGAAGAAGTGGTAGCCGCTCCGGTGGTTGAAGAAACCGTCGCCGCCGAACCTGTTATGCAGGAAGCGTCTGCCCAACGTACTGAACTGGTGAAAGTACCATTGCCAGTCGTTGCACAAACTGCGCCGGAACAACAAGAAGAGAACAATGTCGATAACCGTGACAACGGCGGTATGCCGCGTCGTTCTCGTCGCTCGCCTCGCCATCTGCGCGTGAGTGGTCAGCGTCGTCGTCGCTATCGTGACGAGCGTTATCCGGTTCAGTCACCAATGCCGTTAACCGTAGCGTGTGCGTCTCCGGAACTGGCCTCTGGCAAAGTCTGGATCCGCTATCCGGTTGTACGTCCGCAAGATGTACAGGTTGAAGAGCAACGCGAACAGGAAGAAGTACAGATGCAGCCGATGGTGACAGAAGTCCCTGTCGCCGCCGCTGTCGAACCTGTCGTTGCCGCGCCGGTTATTGAAGAAGTGACCGAAACTATAGAAGCACCGGTTCCGGTTGCACAAGCGCAACCGGAAGTGGTTGAAACGACGCATCCTGAAGTGATTGCCGCAGCGGTAACTGAACAGCCACAGGTGATTGCCGAGGCTGATGTTGCTGTAGCGCAGGACGTTGCAGAACACGCGGAACCGGTAGTTGAACCGCAGGAAGAGACGGCAGATATTGAAGAAGTTGCCGAAACTGCCGAGGTTGTAGTTGCCGAACCTGAAGTTGTCGCTCAACCTGCCGCACCTGTGGTCGCTGAAGTCGCAGCAGAAGTTGAAACGGTAGCCGCTGTTGAACCTGAGATTACCGTTGAGCATAACCACGCTACCGCACCGATGACACGCGCTCCGGCACCGGAATATGTTCCGGAAGCACCGCGTCACAGTGACTGGCAGCGCCCTACTTTTGCCTTCGAAGGTAAAGGTGCCGCAGGTGGTCATACGGCAACGCATCATGCCTCTGCCGCTCCTGCACGTCCGCAACCTGTTGAGTAA
- the flgJ gene encoding flagellar assembly peptidoglycan hydrolase FlgJ, translated as MISDSKLLASAAWDAQSLNDLKAKAGEDPAANIRPVARQVEGMFVQMMLKSMREALPKDGLFSSEHTRLYTSMYDQQIAQQMTAGKGLGLAEMMVKQMTPEQPLPDEATPTAPMKFPLETVVRYQNQTLTQLVQKAVPRNYDDSLPGDSKAFLAQLSLPAQLASQQSGVPHHLILAQAALESGWGQRQIRRENGEPSYNLFGVKASANWKGAVTEITTTEYENGEARKVKAKFRVYSSYLEALSDYVGLLTRNPRYAAVTTATSAEQGAQALQDAGYATDPHYARKLTNMIQQMKSVSDKVSKTYNISIDNLF; from the coding sequence ATGATTAGCGACAGCAAACTACTGGCAAGTGCCGCCTGGGATGCGCAATCGCTTAACGATCTGAAAGCGAAAGCGGGCGAAGATCCGGCGGCAAATATTCGTCCGGTTGCCCGCCAGGTGGAAGGGATGTTCGTGCAGATGATGCTGAAAAGTATGCGTGAAGCCCTACCGAAAGATGGCCTGTTCAGTAGTGAGCACACTCGCCTCTACACCAGTATGTATGACCAGCAGATTGCCCAACAGATGACGGCGGGCAAAGGTCTGGGACTGGCGGAGATGATGGTAAAACAGATGACGCCAGAACAACCACTGCCAGATGAAGCGACGCCAACGGCACCGATGAAATTCCCGCTCGAAACCGTGGTGCGTTATCAAAATCAGACACTCACGCAGCTTGTGCAAAAAGCCGTGCCACGTAACTACGATGATTCGCTGCCAGGTGACAGTAAAGCATTCCTCGCCCAACTCTCATTGCCCGCCCAACTGGCAAGCCAGCAAAGCGGTGTGCCACATCATCTGATCCTCGCCCAGGCCGCGCTGGAATCAGGCTGGGGTCAACGGCAAATTCGTCGTGAAAATGGTGAACCAAGCTATAACCTGTTTGGCGTCAAAGCCTCTGCCAACTGGAAAGGGGCGGTGACTGAAATTACCACTACCGAATATGAAAACGGCGAAGCGAGGAAAGTGAAGGCGAAGTTTCGGGTCTACAGCTCTTATCTTGAAGCATTGTCGGATTATGTAGGACTGTTAACGCGTAATCCGCGTTACGCTGCCGTGACGACCGCCACAAGCGCCGAGCAGGGCGCGCAGGCATTACAGGACGCGGGCTATGCTACCGATCCTCATTATGCCCGCAAACTCACCAATATGATTCAACAGATGAAATCGGTAAGCGACAAGGTGAGTAAGACCTACAACATCAGTATCGATAATCTGTTCTGA
- the flgI gene encoding flagellar basal body P-ring protein FlgI, with amino-acid sequence MIKFLSAFILLLVATVAQADRIRDLTSVQGVRQNSLIGYGLVVGLDGTGDQTTQTPFTTQTLNNMLSQLGITVPTGTNMQLKNVAAVMVTASLPPFGRQGQTIDVVVSSMGNAKSLRGGTLLMTPLKGVDSQVYALAQGNILVGGAGASAGGSSVQVNQLNGGRITNGAIIERELPSQFGAGNTLNLQLNEEDFTMAQEIADTINRTRGYGNATALDARTIQVRVPSGNSSQVRFLADIQNMQVNVTPQDAKVIINSRTGSVVMNREVTLDSCAVAQGNLSVTVNRQVNVSQPDTPFGGGQTVVTPQTQIDLRQSGGSLQSVRSSASLNNVVRALNALGATPMDLMSILQSMQSAGCLRAKLEII; translated from the coding sequence GTGATTAAATTTCTCTCTGCGTTCATTCTTTTGCTGGTTGCGACGGTGGCGCAGGCCGACCGTATTCGCGATCTCACCAGCGTTCAGGGCGTACGGCAAAACTCGCTGATCGGTTATGGGCTGGTCGTTGGCCTGGATGGTACAGGCGACCAGACGACCCAGACGCCGTTTACCACTCAAACGCTTAATAACATGCTCTCGCAGTTGGGAATTACCGTTCCGACTGGCACCAATATGCAACTCAAAAACGTGGCTGCGGTAATGGTGACGGCGTCGCTTCCGCCATTTGGTCGCCAGGGGCAAACCATCGACGTGGTGGTTTCTTCTATGGGGAACGCCAAAAGTCTGCGTGGCGGCACGTTGTTGATGACACCGCTTAAGGGCGTTGATAGCCAGGTGTATGCGCTGGCGCAGGGCAACATTCTGGTTGGCGGTGCGGGCGCATCGGCGGGAGGCAGCAGTGTCCAGGTTAACCAACTGAACGGCGGACGGATCACTAATGGTGCGATTATTGAGCGCGAATTGCCCAGCCAGTTTGGCGCTGGCAATACCCTCAATTTGCAGCTAAATGAGGAAGATTTCACCATGGCGCAGGAAATTGCCGATACCATCAACCGCACACGTGGATACGGTAACGCGACGGCGTTAGATGCGCGGACTATTCAGGTACGCGTGCCGAGTGGCAACAGTTCCCAGGTGCGTTTCCTTGCTGATATCCAGAATATGCAGGTTAATGTCACCCCGCAGGACGCCAAAGTGATTATTAACTCGCGTACTGGTTCAGTGGTGATGAACCGTGAAGTGACGCTGGACAGTTGCGCGGTAGCACAGGGGAATCTCTCGGTTACGGTAAATCGTCAGGTTAACGTGAGCCAACCAGACACACCGTTTGGTGGCGGGCAGACCGTTGTCACGCCACAAACCCAGATCGACTTACGCCAGAGCGGCGGTTCGCTGCAAAGCGTACGTTCTAGTGCCAGCCTCAATAACGTGGTGCGCGCGCTCAATGCGCTGGGCGCTACGCCGATGGATCTGATGTCCATACTGCAATCAATGCAAAGCGCGGGATGTCTGCGGGCAAAACTGGAAATCATCTGA
- the rluC gene encoding 23S rRNA pseudouridine(955/2504/2580) synthase RluC has product MKTETPSVKIVAITADEAGQRIDNFLRTQLKGVPKSMIYRILRKGEVRVNKKRIKPEYKLEAGDEVRIPPVRVAEREEEAVSPHLQKVAALADVILYEDDHILVLNKPSGTAVHGGSGLSFGVIEGLRALRPEARFLELVHRLDRDTSGVLLVAKKRSALRSLHEQLREKGMQKDYLALVRGQWQSHVKSVQAPLLKNILQSGERIVRVSQEGKPSETRFKVEERYAFATLVRCSPVTGRTHQIRVHTQYAGHPIAFDDRYGDREFDRQLTEAGTGLNRLFLHAAALKFTHPGTGEVMRIEAPMDEGLKRCLQKLRNAH; this is encoded by the coding sequence ATGAAAACAGAGACTCCATCCGTAAAAATCGTTGCTATTACCGCTGATGAAGCGGGGCAACGTATCGACAACTTTTTGCGCACCCAATTGAAAGGCGTACCAAAAAGTATGATTTACCGTATTTTGCGTAAAGGCGAAGTGCGGGTGAACAAAAAACGTATTAAGCCTGAATATAAACTCGAAGCCGGTGATGAAGTGCGTATTCCGCCGGTTCGCGTTGCTGAACGGGAAGAAGAGGCCGTTTCGCCGCATCTGCAAAAAGTGGCGGCGCTGGCGGACGTCATCTTATATGAAGATGATCATATCCTGGTGCTGAATAAACCCTCAGGTACGGCGGTGCATGGCGGCAGTGGTTTAAGTTTCGGCGTTATTGAAGGGCTGAGGGCGTTGCGCCCGGAAGCGCGATTCCTTGAACTGGTGCATCGACTCGACCGGGACACTTCAGGTGTATTGCTGGTAGCGAAAAAACGTTCGGCGTTACGTTCTCTGCATGAGCAATTACGTGAAAAAGGGATGCAAAAAGATTATCTGGCGCTGGTGCGCGGTCAGTGGCAGTCACACGTGAAGAGTGTCCAGGCTCCGCTGCTGAAGAATATTCTGCAAAGCGGTGAACGTATCGTGCGTGTCAGTCAGGAAGGCAAACCGTCGGAAACACGCTTTAAAGTGGAAGAACGCTATGCGTTTGCCACGCTGGTTCGTTGCAGTCCGGTTACCGGACGTACGCACCAGATCCGTGTGCATACTCAATACGCTGGTCATCCGATTGCGTTTGACGATCGCTACGGTGACCGTGAATTTGACAGACAGCTCACTGAAGCAGGCACGGGATTAAATCGTCTGTTCCTGCACGCCGCAGCGTTGAAGTTTACCCATCCGGGGACCGGTGAGGTGATGCGTATCGAAGCGCCGATGGATGAAGGTTTGAAGCGGTGTTTGCAAAAGCTGCGTAACGCGCACTGA
- the flgL gene encoding flagellar hook-associated protein FlgL codes for MRFSTQMMYQQNMRGITSSQAEWMKYGEQMSTGKRVVNPSDDPIAASQAVVLSQAQAQNSQYTLARTFATQKVSLEESVLSQVTTAIQNAQEKIVYASNGTLSDDDRASLATDIQGLRDQLLNLANTTDGNGRYIFAGYKTETAPFSEEKGKYVGGTESIKQQVDASRSMVIGHTGDKIFNSITSNAVAEPDGSDSETNLFAMLDSAIAALKTPVADSEADQETSAAALDKTNRGLKNSLNNVLTVRAELGTQLNELESLDSLGSDRALGQTQQMSDLVDVDWNATISSYIMQQTALQASYKAFTDMQGLSLFQLNK; via the coding sequence ATGCGTTTCAGTACTCAAATGATGTACCAGCAGAACATGCGCGGTATCACCAGTTCTCAGGCAGAATGGATGAAGTACGGCGAACAGATGTCGACGGGTAAGCGAGTCGTTAACCCTTCAGATGATCCCATTGCTGCATCACAAGCCGTAGTGCTCTCACAAGCGCAGGCGCAAAACAGCCAGTACACGCTGGCGCGTACTTTCGCGACTCAAAAAGTGTCACTGGAAGAGAGTGTGCTTAGCCAGGTGACCACTGCTATCCAGAATGCTCAGGAGAAAATTGTCTATGCCAGCAACGGCACCTTGAGTGACGATGACCGGGCATCGCTGGCAACGGATATTCAGGGGCTCCGTGACCAGTTGTTGAATCTGGCGAATACCACTGACGGTAACGGGCGCTACATTTTTGCGGGTTATAAAACAGAAACCGCGCCGTTTAGCGAAGAGAAAGGTAAATATGTCGGCGGAACAGAAAGTATTAAGCAACAGGTCGATGCTTCGCGTTCGATGGTGATAGGGCATACCGGCGACAAAATTTTTAATAGCATTACCAGTAATGCTGTAGCGGAACCAGACGGTAGCGATTCTGAAACCAATCTTTTTGCCATGCTGGATAGCGCCATTGCGGCGCTTAAAACACCGGTTGCGGATAGTGAAGCGGATCAAGAAACCTCCGCTGCGGCGTTAGATAAAACCAACCGTGGCCTGAAAAACTCGCTGAATAATGTGCTCACCGTACGCGCGGAATTAGGTACGCAGCTGAACGAGCTGGAGTCGCTGGATTCTTTAGGTAGCGATCGCGCTCTGGGCCAAACGCAGCAGATGAGTGATTTGGTTGATGTGGACTGGAATGCGACTATTTCATCTTACATCATGCAGCAAACGGCGTTGCAGGCGTCGTACAAAGCGTTTACTGATATGCAGGGGTTATCGCTTTTCCAGCTCAACAAATAA
- the flgK gene encoding flagellar hook-associated protein FlgK: MSSLINNAMSGLNAAQAALNTASNNISSYNVAGYTRQTTIMAQANSTLGAGGWVGNGVYVSGVQREYDAFITNQLRAAQTQSSGLTSRYEQMSKIDNMLSGSTTSLATQMQDFFTSLQTLVSNAEDPAARQALIGKSEGLVNQFKTTDQYLRDQDKQVNIAIGASVDQINNFAKQIASLNDQISRLTGVGAGASPNNLLDQRDQLVSELNQIVGVEVSVQDGGTYNITMANGYSLVQGSTARQLAAVPSSADPSRTTVAYVDGTAGNIEIPEKLLNTGSLGGILTFRSQDLDQTRNTLGQLALAFAEAFNTQHNKGFDANGKEGQDFFAIGKPAVLENTKNQGNSAISATVTDGSAVLATDYKISFSNDQWQVTRLASNTTFPVTPDADGKVTFDGLELTFTGTPVANDSFTLKPVSDAIVNMDVLITDEAEIAMASDKTAGESDNRNGQALLDLQSNGKTVGGAKSFNDAYASLVSDIGNKTATLKTSSTTQGNVVTQLSNQQQSISGVNLDEEYGNLQRFQQYYLANAQVLQTANAIFDALINIR; the protein is encoded by the coding sequence ATGTCCAGCTTGATCAATAACGCCATGAGCGGACTTAACGCGGCTCAGGCGGCGTTAAATACGGCGAGTAATAATATTTCCAGCTATAACGTTGCCGGATATACTCGTCAAACGACCATTATGGCGCAGGCCAATAGCACTCTGGGGGCAGGCGGCTGGGTTGGCAATGGCGTCTACGTTTCCGGCGTACAGCGTGAGTACGACGCCTTTATTACCAACCAGTTACGTGCGGCGCAGACCCAGAGTAGCGGCCTGACTTCCCGCTATGAGCAGATGTCGAAAATCGACAATATGCTCTCTGGCAGCACCACGTCGCTGGCAACACAGATGCAGGACTTCTTCACCAGTCTGCAAACGCTGGTCAGCAACGCGGAAGATCCAGCAGCACGTCAGGCGCTGATTGGTAAATCAGAAGGGCTGGTGAATCAGTTTAAAACCACCGATCAGTATCTGCGCGACCAGGATAAACAGGTCAATATTGCGATAGGTGCCAGCGTTGACCAGATCAACAATTTCGCTAAACAAATCGCCAGCCTTAACGATCAAATTTCACGCCTGACAGGTGTGGGGGCAGGGGCGTCACCCAACAATCTCCTGGATCAACGCGATCAACTGGTGAGTGAATTAAACCAGATTGTTGGTGTAGAAGTCAGCGTTCAGGATGGCGGCACTTATAACATCACGATGGCCAATGGTTACTCGCTGGTACAAGGTAGTACGGCGCGCCAGCTGGCGGCAGTACCGTCCAGCGCCGATCCTTCTCGTACCACTGTCGCTTATGTTGATGGGACAGCAGGCAATATTGAGATCCCGGAGAAGTTGCTGAATACCGGGTCGCTGGGCGGCATTCTGACATTCCGTTCTCAGGATCTTGACCAGACGCGCAATACGCTCGGGCAACTGGCGCTGGCATTTGCCGAGGCTTTCAATACCCAACATAACAAGGGATTTGATGCCAATGGTAAGGAAGGGCAGGATTTCTTTGCCATCGGTAAGCCGGCTGTACTGGAGAATACTAAAAACCAGGGTAACAGCGCGATTAGCGCCACAGTGACCGATGGCTCTGCCGTGCTGGCGACAGATTACAAAATCTCCTTTAGCAACGATCAGTGGCAGGTCACCCGCCTTGCCAGCAATACCACTTTTCCGGTGACGCCGGATGCTGACGGTAAAGTCACGTTTGATGGTCTGGAGTTGACGTTTACTGGCACACCAGTCGCTAACGACAGCTTTACGCTGAAACCGGTAAGCGATGCCATCGTCAATATGGACGTTTTAATCACCGACGAAGCAGAAATCGCCATGGCGAGTGATAAAACGGCTGGTGAGAGCGACAACCGCAATGGTCAGGCGCTGCTGGATTTGCAAAGCAACGGTAAAACGGTGGGCGGGGCGAAATCCTTTAACGACGCCTATGCCTCGTTGGTCAGCGACATCGGTAATAAAACCGCTACGTTGAAAACCAGCAGTACCACGCAAGGTAATGTGGTAACGCAACTTTCTAATCAGCAGCAATCTATTTCCGGCGTCAACCTCGACGAAGAGTACGGCAACCTGCAACGCTTTCAGCAGTATTACCTGGCGAATGCGCAGGTTTTGCAGACGGCGAACGCCATTTTTGATGCGCTGATTAACATTCGCTAA